The Aphis gossypii isolate Hap1 unplaced genomic scaffold, ASM2018417v2 Contig00062, whole genome shotgun sequence sequence gtaaagtcaatgaaaaaaatgtttacaaacgTCTTTAAATCATGTAtacttaatgttattattattatattattatgtttaagattagttttatatttacttacgtaaatttagacaaaatattactttgaATTATTGTTGTAGTTGCCAGATTTGATCCGTTTTCGGTTGTATAcgaataaatatcaaatatcaaatataatatgtaattggtctttatagtacctattatgtacaggtaatatatattaaaactgaaaattgaTTAACATTTAGCTAtgcaataacttataaaattacattttagattctgagcggagtgaagaatgtattggttttactatgatgtgtgttttttttatttttgaatctatTTACACGATAAGTAGTCGGAATAATGCTCCGATCTTAAACCATCTGTGTGtcaactttttaatataaacaccaTGTCAATGTTACGTCTAccaaaacattgttttaaaatactcttggatatcaaaaataataattatatattaattagtcatcagctgtacctacttatacaatttatgttaaaataatagaaaaataatcaataaaaaaatattgtaggtatacataattagGGGCGTATACCGTTTGAGCGAATCGACCCAAAATATAGTCCAAACTATATACTGTTTGGGGAGGGTTTAGTAAACTAAAACTACCGTTTGGGCGAATAGATACATACTGTTTGGGCgagaattattcaattaaaaataccgCGGTTTGAGTGGTATgaaaatgcttataatatacactcaacaattaattaaaaaaaatcatataaaacataaataattaattaaaaatcatataaaatataaataataagtcaaaataatgtaaaatataaataattaataataagtctaaaataatgtaaaatataaataatctgcagtcaaaaatcatataaaacacaaataattagtcaaaaatcatataaaatataagaaatctGCAATCAAAAATCttataacacataaataattaataataagtcaacaattataaataaaattacatattatataattatagtacagtttaaagtaatttattagcctgatattttaaacctaaacattttatgtattctaATTAACTAATGTTccctttttcatatttattccaCGTTTCTTGCAcaaactcttttttttttatagtttctttCCGTTAAGCATTAGTAAAAtgggataattattatatttaacattatagggatattttttgaaatggaattgattttaatcatattttcagTTTGGATTTCTAATTATACTGCAATGACTTGATGACTGATGTACATGAGGGTGTGGtgtgtaaaattgtttgttaaaGTGAGAATGAAATGATTCTGGTCCATTTGTGGTTCTGGGATGGTCAAATATTGGTGATGACGCCCACAAATGAGGGGGGAACTCTGAGTTTTCGTCTATATAGGTGTCCAAGACATAATCGGCAAATTGTACACATTCATTGTCAGCTGGCAAAAATGAtagaccaaaaaaaaaaatttaaccacAATCCGATTTCAGAATCTTTAATTGAATACGCTTTCGataagtttttatgttttactattTGCCTTGTTATGGGGTATGatatatctataagatatctacgagatatcaaggctaagttagtatgaccatgcctcgtgtcaagggtaatgcggatgctactatgaccatgacacgtgtcgggatagtaagcgcaccaataattacagtacactaatgatgcatttgagatgttattgcacattctcaaattcgtgtccgaatttgcaacaacaactacaAGAACACCTGGTTTTACCCAGAAGGTGACaacacgacgtaaacaagagacgcaccacaatatataagggagcccgaagaccagcaacggcagatgtaccaaagctatcaacaactgagcactttcacgacactcagccacttattttgtttgttacatgtatttaatttatatgcaataaagacatatttcgtTATTGAGTTTAACTTTCGTTCAAAATAACCATCTGGATttaaatctgatactggcacgcaacaattTGGCGCAGTCGGTAGGATTCACTTTTTAAGGAGGCAAACCGTCAAAGGCTACCATTAACAAGTAAGATTGCGCAGTTTTCCTCGTTGATAACTCCAGAAGATAAGACCATTCAATTCAATGTTGCAGGATGACAACATCAACGAACATCGCATTATTGTGaatgaatagttaattaaattattacacggataaatgttacaaaaatataaaacctaagAAGTATCATTTAAGtaactgaatatatttaagtaggtcgtaaaaaaactatttagaattgttttgattattaaaggacaattgatttatttgaattattattgagaaatattgagttattatattattattgagggcatattgtgaattattgagattattattgagaattattaaagggcatatattattgagttatattattatagttgattgTAAAAGGTATCAAATGAGTGTGAAAGCAATTTATGGAGAACACAGGTACATCTCCTTTGGATAGCTAATCCATCGAATAAGACGTCTTTAGAAACTCCAGATTTGAGTttagaagtattaaaaaaacccAACAGTTGATTAATTTGGGAAGCCCTAAAAAGTAAAAGCCCAACCCAAATAAAAGCCCTAGCCCTACTGAAAGCCTAAAAGAACGCCCTAGTCTATTTAGAAGCCcaagtgaaaataaaacacagcTTAGCGAGAAGTTTAAGTTTAGACAATAAAAAGGTTACACGTAGCAAGGTTACGGACGATTTTGAACACACTGAGTTAACGTTCGGTAGAAAACCGCGTGTGAAGAAAATGGTTACCATAAAATTAGAGGAAGCATTTAAgcttatacctatgtgtacgGGAGAAGACGATATCTATCCGTTCATAAATGCATGTGATATGGCAGTAAATTTGGTTGAAGAAAAATGCGCGCCGACTTTAGTATATATAACAACTAGGTTATCTGGTAGAGCActagaaatgataaaatataaaaatgttactaaatGGGTATACATTAAGAGTTATTTGATGGATGCTTTTGAAGATACGACAACCGCTTCAAGTTTGcagatacaattaaattccatTAAGATGCGTCATGGTGAAGACGTCAATGATTATTGCCATAGagtagaaaaattgtattataaattttgtagtGCGTGTACGCTTAATAAAGAGGAATCAGAAGCAAAAGTAATTCACGAAACTTTAAAAGAACAaacactgaatatttttataaaaggatTAATAAGTCCTATAAGAACAATTGTAAAGGCACGAAATCCTAAAACATTAGAGGTAGCTAAGCAATTGGCAAAAGCAGAAGAAGTAGAATATAATTCAGAAAGAGAAAATAACAGATACAGGAACGATTTTAATTAAGGCAATTATAATTCTTcacgacaaaataataataattttcaacgtgtgaataatacaagaaataataatacgaatagtAGTATTAGGAATTTCCAACCGAACAACTTTAGTAAACCAAGTTATCAAGGACGAACAAATAATTACACtcagcaaaataattttaatagaccaCCTATTAAATGCTATAACTGTAATGGTAATCACTATGCAGCTCAATGTAGAAATAAACCTGCAAGTAACAATAATCGTCCATCTAATCGGAATAGCTTTACTCAACCACCAACAAATTATAACGCACGTACAACCACGTGTGCATATTGTAAACGAAGTGGCCATGATATAAGTGCATGCtataaaaaacgtaataatgaAAGTAGAAACAACAATTCGGGAAACGCGAACGTGTCGGGCGAGGACCGTGGTACTCGTTCGATAAACCAAATAATCGCGGAGGAAATACACAATGTTACCACATCGTCCCTGCTTTAGAAAACAATCACATAACATGTATATCACCTGCGAGCAAAACAAacgagttaaatttattaatagatataggtagtcaggtaaatatacttaagataaattgtttacaaggacaattaaatatagatgaaacacaaaaaattaatttaagaggcATTCATAAGGagttaatacaaacaataggcaaaataaaaataccagttataataaataacaaaaatatagacaTAGAATTTTATGTAGTGGGAATGCTATTCCCTATACCTAAGGACGGTATATTAGGACATGAATTTTTACTAAGAAACAAAGTAATGGTGGACGTAGCCAGTAGAAGGAATTAGGGGCTTCTGGATCTCCTCCCCCTTAAATTTTACATGTAAAAGCATAGGCTCCTCTGTATAGGCAATTCGTAGTACAGGCTCCTCCCAAACAACGAGTAATAACTCAATATAGGCAACCTGCAACACGCATAAACCCATCACCACCGCCAGATCCTGCACGTAACcggcatatattttataccttctCCTTCAAACCTCCaccttttgaagaaaaataatgtatataatattttgatttcgaCTAAATAAGATACTTGTCCGTCAAAAATTTTTCCTCAATTATATTCCCCCCTCCCCctttttatttacacacacacacaacatattatttaccatcATAAATGTACATAcgtcatacatatatacatacatacaatacatACGTAAAAACAtactcgtaatataatatataaggtatACCTACAACATCACACatatctaaaaatgttatacaattttcagaTTATAACCCCATTTGAATAAACATCATGCTAAAGCATACGTTATACATTGGATTGTATCTCAAACAAACacacattcaaatatattataatatacctagtttaaatatatacatacttacatattatatccaaaCAATACACACATCATTATCATAAACCCCTgaacatatacaatttatataatatatacttacatatcaataaaacacatatttagCATATgatacatactacataggtatatataatatacatataattatgatatgacCATACAAACTATAACTGTAactatacttaaaaactataatatgatacatacatacatacatacatgctcataatataatataagataccTACAACACCAcacatatctaaaaatattataccattttcaGATTATAATCTCATTCGCTAAAGCATACGTTaacaatattctatatagCACACAACCACCTGCTAGCCGCTCAGACCTTTGttcattaaattacatacattttcatacacacacacacacacatacacacgtcATAGTCACACATAGTcacaattataaacaataaaacattccAATCCAATAGAGTGTCaaccttaaatatattttccaccCCGCCTTCCGTCCTCGCACCCTTGCAACATCGTACGATAACAAACATGTTCAAGCCTGTAGTAACACGTTCGAGTATTGTTGATGAATTCCAACCATAAAGTATAGTGCATAGAACAATATGAGATCAGTCCCTTTACTTGCATTCAAGTGACAAGTCGTGTTATTTCAGTGTGTGTTTTTAGAGTGTGTAAAATATCTTACAAgtactataaaaatcaaattatttattttactttaatgaaCACCATAGTTCATTTTTTCTACCACTATATTGTGTGCATGCGCTAGTAAATCGCTTAAATACAACTATTTCATACTGTTATTTAAAGTACAATTTCTATAATTCATTACCCATATATTCATTGAAGGGTACAGTCTTGTTTCGCGAGTTCGACTAGTGTTCTTCAGTGTTAAACATAATCATGTTTTCGTGTAGTGTATGCGATAAAACCTTTACATTGATCAAAAATCTACATAGACATGCCAAGTCACACGAATCACTTACTAAAATCGTATGCAGTATTTGCTCAGAAATATTCACGCGAAGAGATAACCTCGTCAgacataataaagaaaaacatcgtaagtattttttttcacaataaaaatttacaaatttattagataaaatattcataatcaaattaataataaataatactattttcaggttcaaatattataatccaacTACAACCAACCATAACCAAGCGAGaaattcaagatttttttaaactagctgaacacatttacaattataatggtaaatatctatttcgtaatatgtttattttcctCCCATGatacaacattaatataaatatatatatatttactaatattgttACTATCGTATCTATAACTTACTAGTACTATTATTTCATGCTATACAAAAGAatgtttacatataaaataatctgataatatttcgaataaacatattcaaagttataattagttattactattattattacgaaggTCATCTTATAAACACCTtacttttactataataattaaaagaacgTTGTGTCTTATTTCTTTAACCGAGAGCCCTATGTCATATTGTTTTGTtgcttttacataatatatatatatatatatataataaaatatatatatatttacattacataTACATTGCTTCATACATATctcctttttttattattaatacctatatatttttttttataaatcattttttctatatgataaacatataattttttttttaaattcttaatttttcttcGGCTACttttactgaaaaaatatacatatttatgttaacaatttatcttcacacacattttttctatgtttagCATTAcaacgataatttttttattttatttcagttcCTTCGGCCAGAAATCACAATGATCTTAACCGTACACATGTGGAAAATTCGAATGAAGCAGTAAATGCTAAAAAAACACGTATGAACAGCGTCAATACCCCTGATTTCATTAAGACAGGCACGTCGTTCGCAGATAAAATCGAGtggtattatatgaaaaatatagataatttgatcaactacaatatatttctGGAATCATCAAAAAAAGACTTATTACATCTACTCAAATCAATCTCTACAAAACatccaattaaatataatttaaaactagaaGCAACATATAACCGCCCAAACGTAGACAATTCATCGGAAAATCGTGCGTTTAAGACTAAAGCCAgagaaatttttttgagtACAGATATCGAGTCTAAGATTGATATAGATTTCGCTAATCTTATGTCTGAGGAAGACGTTTAAACTTCTAAAGGAAGTGGGTTTAGTTTAGAATCTATAGACGGTTTATTATTaggcatatataattatacacctaTGGGTGGATCGTCATATATTCCACTACCAATTgacatcaaaaacaaaaaagcaaTTATCAACCCTCAAAACTCAGACCAACAGTGTTTTAAGTGGCCAATCATTGCAAAATACGTTAtgggtaataataaaactattgtaactgaaaattatacatcacatgaagataaatttaatttcggtGGTTTAACATTCCCAACACCTATGAgggaaataaaaacatttgaaaaaaataacccgAAAATATCCGTCAATGTTTatggattaaaaaaagaaaataataagaaacatattatttatccacTTAAAATTGtggatgaagaaaaaaaagaacatttcGATCTACTATTAATTACCAACGGAGATAAAAGCCACTACACATTCATCTCAGATTTTTTACGTCTTATAAGAGCACAAAAAACGGCTCATAAAGAAACTGTTATATTTTGCAAACGCTGCTTAACGTCATTCGATAATCAACCCCtgaaaaataaaccatatgGACACGCAGCACTAGTTCAACATAAACTAATATGTGGAACACACAAACCAATTTTACCTGATATGCCTGCCGCCGGTACAATGTTAGAGTTTGATGGATGGGGTAAGACTCAATGCCACCCGTTAGTTATTTATGCCGATTTCGAGGCACTTCTTGTTAAATGCACAGAAAGAAAAGGTGCAGATACATCAgcttttcaaaaacatgaatcAATGAGCTATGGAGTTTATGTAAAGACCACAGAAAATATTCCGACTGATTTGCTtgagaaacataatataccaacATCACCTATTATTTACCGTGGTAATGAGTCACGTCAAGACGTAGCCAAAAGATTTGTGAATGAGGTTACTAATATTGCAAGAAAAGTTGAAgatatgtttaaaacaaatattcctataataataaccgaaGAACAACAACACATAGATACATTAAAGAATACATGTAATTTttccgaaaaaaaatcaaaaagtgGCTGATCACTGTCATTTATCAGGAAAATTTAGACAGACACTATGTAATACCTGTAATCTTAAACTgcaaaaaccaaattttataCCATGTTTTCTACATAACTTATCAAATTATGATGCACATTTTATCGTAACCGAACTCGGGTATGATACTAATAAAATCCCAGTAATTCCAAATAGTGAAGAaaagtttatttctttttcgaAAAATGTTTCCAACAACTTTACAA is a genomic window containing:
- the LOC126553065 gene encoding uncharacterized protein LOC126553065 is translated as MVTIKLEEAFKLIPMCTGEDDIYPFINACDMAVNLVEEKCAPTLVYITTRLSGRALEMIKYKNVTKWVYIKSYLMDAFEDTTTASSLQIQLNSIKMRHGEDVNDYCHRVEKLYYKFCSACTLNKEESEAKVIHETLKEQTLNIFIKGLISPIRTIVKARNPKTLEVAKQLAKAEEVEYNSERENNRYRNDFN
- the LOC114125268 gene encoding uncharacterized protein LOC114125268, with product MFSCSVCDKTFTLIKNLHRHAKSHESLTKIVCSICSEIFTRRDNLVRHNKEKHLPSARNHNDLNRTHVENSNEAVNAKKTRMNSVNTPDFIKTGTSFADKIEWYYMKNIDNLINYNIFLESSKKDLLHLLKSISTKHPIKYNLKLEATYNRPNVDNSSENRAFKTKAREIFLSTDIESKIDIDFANLMSEEDV